The DNA sequence GCAGAAAATACAGGAACAGCTTGCTGAATAGTGACTGGAGGGGCGGCTCGCAAAGGAGGAGCCCGCATTGGTTGATGAGAGAGTGCACCGGGTGGTGGAAGGGGTGGTGCAGAGAATACAGGTACTGCTGTCCTTATGGTCACCGGAGGGGCAACGCCTCGGCAAGGTAATCTCATCTGTCCTATGGGAACATAAGGTGCTGCTCCAGCTGCAGGGAACCTTGGTCGACGGTTCACTCGGCTTTCTAACATAGAAGATGGTGGTGAGATCATGGAACTCTCACCGGAAGCTGTTGTCACTACTGCAGGCCTGCTTCGAGAGCTTTCGTTCGGTGTTGCAAAGGAAGGCCTGCTTCGAGAGGATGTCCTCGGGAAAATCAAGGGAAGTATCTTAGATGCCGCGGCAGGTCGTGATTGAGGACTAGTTGGCCTGGGACTTTGAATTTGAAACTTCTTTGGAAATGGAATTGAAGCATCTGGGTGTGACATAGCCAGCTTCTCTTTTTGCCGATAGTTTAATAAGGCCCGAGCAATTGTGATCTGTTCTAGCTCGTCGATATTCTCTGGTTCGGTTGAAGAGCTTGCAGTTTCTTTTGCCACTGTTGAGAAGCAAAATTCTTGTAATAGTCATTCCAATTGGAAATGAAACAAGTTTTCAAGTTGTTTAGAGAATCAAAAGAAAACCACCTAGCATGTAATAATCTCTATTAAACTTAAGTCACTAGGGAAGTTAGGATCAAAATAAAGATTGATAACAATATTCATACACCAAGACGAAATCGACCTATACATACAACAAATAACTAAGGAAGTACACAATACATCCTCTGTTTCAAAATGCCTGTCAATTCGGATTTGTCGAAAGGATAACTGAGACGAAAGCCTGTGAGGCACTTACATTGTTTTAAAGAGGACCAGGCTGCCATTGCTGCATTTTTCTCCGCTTGCTTCTTGTTCTTGGCAGGTTCGCCGGTAAATGTGATATCAGCCAACTCAACTGTCCCGGTGAAAACAGGTAGATGTCCGAGTCCCGACCTGTATGTTGTGTACTGTGGCAATGGAGCACCTACCCTTTGCGCGATCTCCTGTAAGAGATTCTTGTATACTCCAGTTTCATCCTACACATTTAAATGTGATAAGTATATGCATAACAATAGAAATTACTGCTCCTACGATGTGAAAAGCATGTGCACTTCAAATTTACAAAAGGCAACTTATTCATGGTGAAAACTCAGCTACAGTCGACTTCACGGAAAGTAAGTTGATAGCTGAGAACTCttagatgaaaatttaatcaaatcagtTAAGTCGACTACACATGAGTTTCCACCCTTATTCATTTACATGGAACAATTCTTAGTTTCTTATGCtacctttcaaattcaaacctttTCAATATAACAAATTGAAATCACACAATCATATATCACAGTATGAGAGTCCAGTTAATGACTCAATCCATCAAAACAAAACCAGAGATGCAGAATTAACATGGGCCACCACCACTACATTGTGTGTGTCAGCATCACCAAcacacaccctaaaccctacacttCATTCCTATGTacaaagagaaaaagaaaaaaacgtGTGCGTTCCACTTCAACACAGCACTTAGTGGCTTGTTACATCAGCAATTTCTAACTTTCAACCATGGAGACAGCAAGCAAAAGGGGCATTTCGGTCATTTCACACACAAACAAAAAATACGAAGCAAAAAAAACAACACTACTACTCCGGCGCCGACAGAAAAACAGGGAAGCAAAGGATGAAAAAAGCCATAAAAACCGgaaataaatatgaaaataaaaagaaaaatcgGCGCAGGATAGCAGAAGCTTCCGCAACCAGGTTCATCTCATCCACCACCGCAGCGCAAGTTATCAAGTTCCAATATTGAGAGAGAACTCACGAGGATCCTGGCGGCGAGGGAGTGAGAGGGTCCACGGTGGGAGAGGGAGTTGAGAGCGACCTCAGCGGCGGAGTGCTCGGCCTGGCGGAGAGTTGAGCAGTAGTGTGGGCTCTCGAAGACTTCACCGTTGAAGTTAACGGTGGCTTTGAAGCGCGGCGCGTGATCCGGACCCTCCCTTATGCACGTGTACGAAGGGAGGTTGAAGCAGCTTCGCTGTGCCAGCTCCTGAAGCTGGTTCTTGTACATTGTCTTCTTCTCTTcactcctctttcttcttctttcacaACACACAAACAAAAATGCAGCTTTTTCAAGTGGTGGTGGAAAATGGCGCACATACACGCCCGGATCCGATCCGGTTTCTTCTGGTGGGACTCCGGCGAGTGTAAAGACGCCGGCTTTAGTGGTCCGGGCGGCGAAATGAGTGAGGGGAAGTAGTGGGTGTTGGGGATTGTGGATgtggaggtggaggtggaggtggaAGAAGGTGAGGTTGTGTTTTTGGTTCAGAGTACACagaaaaaggagagagaaagtACATACaatggaagaagaaagaagaacacaaaaatagtttttttttttttttttttccaagcATACAATTATTAATTCCTCACTTTATAACTATGCGATGTAATATTAGTCTTGCTCGACAAAAATTAGAATATtcgttaaaatataaaatatatattaaaaataaattaaattatacatatgtaataataatattaaaaaaataaaaaattaaatttattttatttaatatttattaattgttattaaatttaaaaatattaaataaaattatttttaattattttttattttttatatttaaatatataatgattgatttttatttttttaaataaatttttatttttaattaaaaattatttttttatttaaaaaaaaggttaGAGATTAATATTGTTGGTGAAAAGAATTAATTAGTAttgacttaaaaaaaattaaatttaaaaaaattctgtTATATTTaccattttaaaataaataaaaatagttaaataaaatagCATTTAAGAAATGTTATTTCAATAAGTATTTTTATACAACCCACACTAATATTTTAACTAACTATTTTTCATCATTAAATAGAATTAGTATGgtcaaacaaaaaaaagtttCGCACACAGAAAGGATTTTGTATCCACAGCATAGTTTTATTTGTCCAAATAATATAACTATTTAATTGGTCTGTCTTGCAAGTCATTTATTATAGGataaattttgttaatattatctcctttttattgctttaaaATTGcaatattttatctaatttagTCCAACAAAGTCATGTGACATTTATTAATGCAAGTGTTTGATGACGGATCAGTGAGTTaagtagaaaaaaataaaaaaaaaatatgtaaaaaaaataatcaaaagcAATTTGAAATTTACGGTAAAAAAAATTCTTGATTTATACTTTTGACAAAACAAATTTTGGGAACCCAACAACATTGTTAAGACTATGAAGTTGGAATCAAATAACATCATTTCCATTTTTGAACCTTTTCAAACCATTTAATTCAATCtgtatattatttctaaatttcaaaatatccgtttattattattatttagatcatatttattattaattttaataatattcttaaaattttaattacacatttttactattttagaaataaaaaatatttaataacaaaaaattattaattaaaaaacagtcaaaatttattttatttaatatttattattattatattaaataagataaattttaacccttttttttatctttctatCTTTACCGTTTAAAAAACACTTATATCTTATTGATGTCAAACTATTACTTTTAGATAAatttgataattattttaaaacataTCAGGGATGGGAAAAAAAAGCTTTAGTTTATAATGTTATTAATACAAACTTACAAAGCTATAATAGtggagattatatatatatatattgattatttgattgtattattattatattgaaGCGTATTTATTGCTTTGTTGCTGGGTCAACTTTACTTTGTGTTTGGCTGCATGGATGTGATCTCTTCCTAGATTTTTCTAATGTTTTTGTTCTGCTTTACATTAATAGCATTACAATAATCTGTGAGTGCTAGTTGTTAATTATACTTTGATTTAAAGTAGCCTTATTTAAGAAACATTTTTttcaatacaaaaaaaaagagattagTTTCTGatatctttcattttcttttggtttAATTTTTGGTGCTGAACCGAAGTGGATTGTTTGATAGTAAGAAGCAATTAATGAAACGcgtaattgaattgaattgttTTTTGTTGAACCTTCAAGAGTGTGATGCAGCAAAATCCTGACTAGTACTTAATTGGAAACTCTAACTAATATGttttctctttaatttatttaatttcatgttAACTTTCCTAGAAGCAGTAATCATGGTATAATAATTGATCTGATCATTATAAATGAACCGCTGCAAACTATAATTTGGagattatataaaaaaattaaaatttttcatgaCTCATAAATAATTAACACATAACTCGAtttgttatatttataattCGGCCTTTacaatttgatttattttatattattcgATAATTATTACTTATTATTCAGAGAacaaattttattctattatttatGACTTAGTCAATAAAACCTATACCTCGATTcaaaaaaaatagtcaaaacAAATACTAATAATATCACGAACCATAACTTATAATTCGCTAATCgaatatatttaaaatacttAATCATTATTCAGTCTATATAACTGAAAACCTAACACTCAATTAACTCTCATTCTCttctttaaattattattgacttgagcgtcggaatattttttagtttgtaGGTATCCACCCTATTTAGTGTTCCCTAAAATCTGACGTATAACTTATCAAAAAAAATAAGACATCGtcttttttatgataaattataACTCGAACAAACCCTTTAACAACAaaacaataatattttaaattacgaccacttaattattttttaggatgatatattaaaaagttttcaagtaataaaatatgatataaaaaagCAAATCAAAAAAATTTGTACAAATATTTGTGAATTTAACCTTTTTAGGAAAATATTAGAAAgtcaaaacatttttaaaaaatttgtgctcttttgtattttaatttctgAGTTTTGCTAGAAGTAAAACAAGATCATAActatcacaaaaaaaaaaaaatcataacaataaaatagttaCAAATCATGAATTTAATCACATActtgaattttgattaaaaaaatggtTTGAATATTGTaagtggatttttttttaatttatttttcaatttcactAGGTAACTAACACAAAATCTACCAATTTCTGCTAATTTTTATTGGACTGGACTCAAAATTcactaacataaaaaaatatcccAACTTAACCCTAATTTAAGCAGTTATACTACACTCCCTTCTCCCTCTCCTCTCCTATCTCACTCACAATGTCCACAATCCTAGACAGTTGTGCCACCGTCCCTCCTACCGGTGCCGATGAGCGTCTTCCGGGACAAGACACTGGAGACGACAACCAAAACCATCACTGAAGAGAGTTCCGGGGGCTATCAACCTCCGCACAACCGCACAGGCAGTTTCGACCCGAGCATCCATCCGCTACAAGACACTGACGACGACAACCCGAGTCACCATGCAAGGAAGACGACGAACCATCGGCTGCGACTCCTCTCCATTGAAGACAATGTTATTCATCCCGCAAACCATCCCAGGTGGCCCGTCGCTGCGCTGTGCACCAACATGCTAGCACAGCCACAAGCAGCATCGCCTCCAAAATGCGTCGTACAGGTTCTTCTTTCTCTGTTGTTGTGTCTTCTGACAATCGTATTTTTTTTGGAggagttttttttttggatgtgtCTGTGTCTTTTTTGTATTGGATGTATCTGTTAATAAAGGTATCTTTGATAATATGACAACGACATAAGTACTATAATGATGACAACACCTAAAGAGGGGTGTAGAGTTGGGTACTATTTGTTGCTGATGACATGAATGTGGAGCTGTATTTGgtaattcttatttttttaatttgtaattaatgTTGATCATTAAGACATTAAacgtattatttttaataaaaaaataaacattcaTTATAGTTGTTAAAATTTGGCTAATTATAAGTtgtttttcaatatttttttattttttattttgcacTTAATTATCTCAACATTAAATAAGAAATTGCAAAAAAGTGATTGAAAAAGTTAGAGCATAAATAAGCATTCTTaagtaaaatattaaaataggcCGTGGCTCCCAAAGAGGGTGGTATCATGATTGTAAAACAGTAAGGCAGGGACTTTACCTTTTTCTTAATGGCCTAAATAGTCTATGAGCCACTCAACAAGGTGAAGATAATTATAATTAGGGTAAagtatgttttttatttttgaagtttgataaaaaatttaaaaatatttttaagttttatgctgttttaattttgtcttaaaagtttttaatttgtatcaaatataatttggacggctaaatttttaaaaaatttaaaattaatctaataataatacatgaaaattatgcttgatttgcttgtgttgagagttgttcttatgaaattattattgaattggtcttaaattttttgaa is a window from the Arachis stenosperma cultivar V10309 chromosome 3, arast.V10309.gnm1.PFL2, whole genome shotgun sequence genome containing:
- the LOC130970827 gene encoding double-stranded RNA-binding protein 2, which encodes MYKNQLQELAQRSCFNLPSYTCIREGPDHAPRFKATVNFNGEVFESPHYCSTLRQAEHSAAEVALNSLSHRGPSHSLAARILDETGVYKNLLQEIAQRVGAPLPQYTTYRSGLGHLPVFTGTVELADITFTGEPAKNKKQAEKNAAMAAWSSLKQLAKETASSSTEPENIDELEQITIARALLNYRQKEKLAMSHPDASIPFPKKFQIQSPRPTSPQSRPAAASKILPLIFPRTSSRSRPSFATPNESSRSRPAVVTTASGESSMISPPSSMLESRVNRRPRFPAAGAAPYVPIGQMRLPCRGVAPPVTIRTAVPVFSAPPLPPPGALSHQPMRAPPLRAAPPVTIQQAVPVFSAKDKPVTDPPVQKDEPLIALPVQKDEPIIAPKDDSPNITTTSITPVSQETKEEAKAEETDAAVPPESETVPSLEQLKI